The following are encoded in a window of Sinorhizobium sojae CCBAU 05684 genomic DNA:
- the iolG gene encoding inositol 2-dehydrogenase produces the protein MTVRFGLLGAGRIGKVHAKAVSGNPNAVLVAVADAFPAAADAIAKAYGCEVRTIEAIEVAEDIDAVVICTPTDTHADLIERFARAGKAIFCEKPIDLDVDRVRACMKVVSETGAKLMVGFNRRFDPHFMAVRKAIDEGKIGEVEMVTITSRDPGAPPIDYIKRSGGIFRDMTIHDFDMARFLLGEEPVSVTATAAVLVDEEIGAAGDYDSVSVIVQTASGKQAIISNSRRATYGYDQRIEVHGSKGAVSAENQRPVSIEIANGEGYTRPPLHDFFMTRYTEAYANEIESFIAAIEKGAEISPSGKDGLAALALADAAVKSVAEKRQISLD, from the coding sequence ATGACAGTGAGATTTGGTCTTCTGGGCGCCGGGCGTATCGGCAAGGTTCACGCGAAAGCCGTCAGCGGCAATCCGAACGCCGTTCTTGTCGCCGTTGCCGATGCCTTCCCGGCCGCCGCCGACGCGATCGCCAAGGCCTATGGCTGCGAGGTCCGCACCATCGAGGCGATCGAGGTGGCCGAGGATATCGACGCCGTCGTCATCTGCACGCCGACGGACACGCATGCCGATCTGATCGAGCGCTTCGCCCGCGCCGGCAAGGCGATCTTCTGCGAAAAGCCGATCGATCTCGACGTCGACCGTGTCAGGGCCTGCATGAAGGTGGTCTCCGAGACCGGCGCAAAGCTGATGGTCGGCTTCAACCGCCGCTTCGACCCGCATTTCATGGCCGTGCGCAAGGCGATCGACGAGGGCAAGATCGGCGAAGTCGAGATGGTGACGATCACCTCGCGCGATCCGGGCGCCCCGCCGATCGACTACATCAAGCGCTCGGGCGGCATCTTCCGCGACATGACCATCCATGACTTCGACATGGCGCGCTTCCTGCTCGGCGAGGAGCCGGTTTCGGTGACGGCGACCGCCGCCGTGCTCGTCGACGAGGAGATCGGCGCGGCCGGCGACTATGACAGCGTTTCCGTCATCGTGCAGACGGCCTCCGGCAAGCAGGCGATCATCTCCAACTCGCGCCGCGCCACCTATGGCTATGACCAGCGCATCGAGGTGCACGGCTCGAAGGGCGCCGTTTCGGCCGAGAACCAGCGCCCCGTCTCGATCGAAATCGCCAACGGCGAAGGCTATACGCGCCCGCCGCTGCATGACTTCTTCATGACGCGCTATACCGAAGCCTATGCCAACGAGATCGAGAGCTTCATCGCCGCGATCGAAAAGGGCGCGGAAATCAGCCCGTCCGGCAAGGACGGCCTCGCCGCCCTGGCACTCGCCGATGCGGCCGTGAAGTCGGTCGCCGAAAAGCGCCAGATCAGCCTCGACTGA
- a CDS encoding ROK family transcriptional regulator: MLTKSSTELVRQQNSALVLSALRRKGALAHTEIAEQTGLASATISAITAELERIGAIAKSEHHVQGGRGRPRVLFAPKRDCGYLIVVRISSDLVQYSLADYGGVLLDRFEEARGQDHAGAAAFGRRFAAALERLLERSGITREQVLAVSISSKGLVAVDAARLIWSPVFGNEELDFTDLLGDGWRARIMLSNETLLVAQALAVQADNRGEAPRALAAISLGHSIGLGLARRSRSGEFDVSAPNFGHMLHATSAGLCRCGAHGCIEAAAGFYGILRTAFEVPSDTIPAKFVPLVEMDKIAAGARQGHRMAGYAFRQAGLALGIGISRLISLYEPMPIFVTGPGLRYFDLLQKGMEEGLQQSLQVRLQGMPEIAVAADEQQLVFDGHLNRALTAVDGDIAAAGHQAA, encoded by the coding sequence ATGCTGACCAAGTCCAGCACCGAACTGGTGCGTCAGCAGAATTCCGCGCTCGTGCTTTCGGCGCTCCGCCGCAAAGGCGCGCTCGCCCACACGGAAATCGCCGAGCAGACCGGCCTCGCCTCGGCGACGATTTCCGCAATCACCGCCGAACTGGAGCGCATCGGTGCCATCGCCAAGAGCGAGCATCACGTCCAGGGGGGCAGGGGCCGGCCGCGCGTGCTTTTCGCGCCGAAACGCGATTGCGGCTACCTGATCGTCGTGCGGATTTCCTCCGACCTCGTTCAATATTCCCTTGCCGATTATGGCGGTGTGCTGCTCGACCGTTTCGAAGAGGCGCGCGGTCAGGATCATGCCGGCGCGGCCGCCTTCGGGCGCCGGTTCGCGGCGGCGCTCGAGCGCCTGCTGGAGCGCTCCGGCATCACCAGGGAACAGGTGCTTGCCGTGTCCATCAGCAGCAAGGGGCTGGTCGCGGTCGATGCTGCGCGGCTCATCTGGTCGCCGGTCTTCGGCAATGAGGAGCTCGATTTTACGGACCTGCTCGGCGACGGCTGGCGCGCGCGGATCATGCTCAGCAACGAGACCCTGCTGGTCGCCCAGGCGCTTGCAGTCCAGGCGGACAATAGGGGGGAAGCGCCCCGGGCGCTTGCCGCCATTTCGCTCGGCCACAGCATCGGCCTCGGCCTTGCGAGACGGAGCCGGTCAGGCGAGTTCGACGTCTCCGCGCCGAATTTCGGCCATATGTTGCATGCCACCTCGGCCGGGCTCTGTCGCTGCGGCGCCCATGGCTGCATCGAGGCGGCGGCCGGCTTCTACGGCATCCTGCGCACCGCTTTCGAGGTGCCGTCCGACACGATACCCGCGAAATTCGTGCCGCTCGTGGAGATGGACAAGATCGCTGCCGGCGCGCGCCAGGGGCACCGCATGGCCGGCTATGCCTTCCGGCAGGCGGGCCTTGCGCTCGGCATCGGCATTTCCCGGCTCATCAGCCTTTACGAGCCGATGCCGATCTTCGTCACCGGACCGGGCTTGCGCTATTTCGACCTGCTCCAGAAAGGCATGGAGGAGGGGCTGCAGCAATCGCTGCAGGTGCGGCTGCAGGGCATGCCGGAAATCGCCGTCGCCGCCGATGAGCAGCAGCTTGTCTTCGACGGGCATCTGAACCGCGCGCTCACCGCGGTCGATGGCGACATCGCGGCGGCCGGGCATCAGGCGGCGTGA
- the xylF gene encoding D-xylose ABC transporter substrate-binding protein produces the protein MKSVLKLMAGAAIIASMHSAAVAKDLVIGVSWSNFQEERWKTDEAAIKAALEASGDKYISADAQSSAAKQLTDIESLIAQGANALIVLAQDSDAIAPAIEKATAEGIPVVGYDRLIENPDAFYITFDNKEVGRMQAREVFKVKPEGNYVFIKGSSSDPNADFLLAGQMEVLKEAVDAGKVKNVGEAYTDGWKPENAQKNMEQFLTANDNKVDAVVASNDGTAGGAIAALSAQGLAGSVPVSGQDGDHAALNRVALGTQTVSVWKDARELGKKAAEIAATLAGGKTMDEIEGVQTFNGGPKGVEMKSVFLAPMPITKDNLNVVIDAGWISKEAACQGVAAGSVAACN, from the coding sequence ATGAAATCCGTTTTGAAGCTGATGGCAGGTGCCGCCATCATCGCATCCATGCATTCCGCAGCGGTCGCAAAGGACCTCGTCATCGGCGTCTCCTGGTCGAACTTCCAGGAAGAGCGCTGGAAGACCGACGAGGCCGCCATCAAGGCCGCGCTTGAAGCCTCCGGCGACAAGTATATCTCGGCCGATGCGCAGTCCTCCGCCGCCAAGCAGCTCACCGATATCGAATCGCTGATCGCCCAGGGCGCCAATGCGCTGATCGTGCTTGCCCAGGACTCCGACGCCATTGCGCCGGCGATCGAAAAGGCGACCGCCGAGGGCATCCCGGTCGTCGGCTATGACCGCCTGATCGAGAACCCGGACGCCTTCTACATCACCTTCGACAACAAGGAAGTGGGCCGCATGCAGGCGCGCGAGGTGTTCAAGGTGAAGCCGGAAGGCAACTACGTCTTCATCAAGGGCTCCTCCTCCGACCCGAACGCCGATTTCCTCTTGGCAGGCCAGATGGAAGTGCTGAAGGAAGCGGTTGACGCCGGCAAGGTCAAGAATGTCGGCGAAGCCTATACCGACGGCTGGAAGCCGGAAAACGCCCAGAAGAACATGGAGCAGTTCCTGACCGCCAACGACAACAAGGTCGACGCGGTCGTCGCCTCCAACGACGGCACCGCCGGCGGCGCCATCGCCGCGCTTTCCGCCCAGGGACTTGCCGGCTCCGTTCCGGTCTCCGGTCAGGACGGCGACCACGCCGCGCTCAACCGCGTCGCCCTCGGCACGCAGACGGTTTCCGTCTGGAAGGATGCCCGCGAACTCGGCAAGAAGGCGGCTGAAATCGCGGCAACACTCGCCGGCGGCAAGACCATGGACGAGATCGAAGGCGTGCAGACCTTCAACGGCGGCCCGAAGGGCGTCGAGATGAAGTCGGTCTTCCTCGCGCCGATGCCGATCACCAAGGACAATCTGAACGTCGTCATCGACGCCGGCTGGATTTCCAAGGAAGCCGCCTGCCAGGGCGTTGCCGCCGGCTCGGTCGCAGCCTGCAACTGA
- a CDS encoding sugar ABC transporter permease — protein sequence MADTTNTAHFNRARSATESPVKRFFRATEIDTRLLGMVGAMLIIWLGFDMLSGGLFLTPRNLWNLSVQTASIAVMATGMVLVIVTRNIDLSVGSILGFVGMIMGVLQAEMLPQVLGFNHPATWVITLLAGLALGASIGALHGMIIAFLNVPSFIVTLGGLLVWRGATWFVTSGRTVAPMDATFRLMGGGTAGSIGATASWIVGVIACVAIVASILHSRRQRKRFGFPLRPVWAEYFLSVVGCTLVLGAIAIVNSYPWPVNIARRYAEANSIAWPEGGLFIAHGIAVPVLIAIVIGILMTFISTRLRFGRYVFAIGGNPEAAELAGIKTRWVTVRIFALMGMLCAVAAAISTARLNAATNAQGELDELYTIAAAVIGGTSLAGGMGTIAGAMLGALVMQSLQSGMVLVGIDSPLQRIVVGVVLVTAVWLDTVYRARAK from the coding sequence ATGGCCGACACGACGAATACCGCACATTTCAATCGCGCCCGCAGCGCCACCGAAAGCCCGGTTAAGCGCTTCTTCCGCGCCACCGAAATCGACACCCGCCTGCTCGGCATGGTCGGCGCGATGCTGATCATCTGGCTCGGCTTCGACATGCTCTCCGGCGGGCTCTTCCTGACGCCGCGCAACCTCTGGAACCTTTCCGTCCAGACCGCCTCGATCGCCGTCATGGCGACCGGCATGGTGCTCGTCATCGTCACGCGCAACATCGATCTGTCCGTCGGCTCCATCCTCGGCTTCGTCGGCATGATCATGGGCGTGCTCCAAGCGGAGATGCTGCCGCAGGTCCTCGGTTTCAACCATCCCGCCACCTGGGTGATCACGCTTCTCGCCGGCCTTGCGCTGGGCGCGTCGATCGGCGCGCTGCACGGCATGATCATCGCCTTTTTGAACGTGCCGTCCTTCATCGTCACGCTCGGCGGCCTGCTCGTGTGGCGCGGCGCCACCTGGTTCGTGACGAGCGGCCGCACCGTCGCCCCGATGGACGCGACCTTCCGCCTGATGGGCGGCGGCACCGCCGGCTCGATCGGCGCGACCGCAAGCTGGATCGTCGGCGTCATCGCCTGCGTGGCGATCGTCGCCAGCATCCTGCACTCGCGCCGGCAGCGCAAACGCTTCGGCTTCCCGCTTCGCCCCGTCTGGGCCGAATATTTCCTCTCCGTGGTCGGCTGTACTCTCGTGCTCGGCGCGATCGCCATCGTCAACAGCTATCCCTGGCCGGTCAATATCGCCCGCCGCTATGCCGAGGCGAACAGCATCGCCTGGCCGGAAGGCGGCCTCTTCATCGCCCATGGCATCGCCGTTCCGGTGCTCATCGCGATCGTCATCGGCATCCTGATGACCTTCATCTCGACGCGCCTGCGCTTCGGCCGCTACGTCTTCGCGATCGGCGGCAATCCGGAGGCGGCCGAACTCGCCGGCATCAAGACGCGCTGGGTGACCGTGCGGATCTTCGCGCTGATGGGCATGCTCTGCGCCGTCGCCGCGGCGATCTCGACAGCACGCCTCAACGCCGCCACCAATGCGCAAGGCGAGCTCGACGAGCTCTACACGATCGCCGCGGCCGTCATCGGCGGCACCTCGCTTGCCGGCGGCATGGGCACGATCGCCGGCGCCATGCTCGGCGCGCTCGTCATGCAGTCTTTGCAATCGGGCATGGTCCTGGTCGGCATCGACAGCCCGCTGCAGCGCATCGTCGTCGGCGTCGTGCTCGTCACCGCCGTCTGGCTCGACACCGTCTACCGCGCCCGCGCCAAGTAA
- a CDS encoding ATP-binding cassette domain-containing protein, whose amino-acid sequence MTEQRTPLVEMKNISISFGGIHAVDNASVDLYPGEVVALLGHNGAGKSTLIKILSGAYRRDAGEILINGEPAEISNPRDAKKYGIETIYQTLAVADNVDAAANLYLGRELRTPWGTLDDVAMEAKAREVMGRLNPNFQRFKEPVKALSGGQRQSVAIARAILFDARILIMDEPTAALGPQETAQVGELIKQLKREGIGIFLISHDIHDVFDLADRVSVMKNGQVVGHARTEDVTKDEVLGMIIMGKVPPKAIPGPGAMQMA is encoded by the coding sequence ATGACTGAACAACGCACTCCGCTCGTGGAAATGAAGAACATTTCCATCTCCTTCGGCGGCATCCATGCGGTGGACAACGCTTCCGTCGATCTCTATCCCGGCGAGGTCGTCGCCCTTCTCGGCCACAACGGCGCCGGCAAGTCGACGCTGATCAAGATTCTCTCCGGCGCCTACAGGCGCGATGCCGGCGAGATCCTGATCAACGGCGAACCGGCCGAGATCAGCAATCCGCGCGACGCCAAGAAATACGGCATCGAGACCATCTACCAGACGCTCGCCGTCGCCGACAATGTCGACGCCGCCGCCAACCTCTATCTCGGCCGGGAACTGCGCACCCCCTGGGGCACGCTCGACGATGTCGCGATGGAGGCGAAGGCCCGCGAGGTGATGGGGCGCTTGAACCCCAACTTCCAGCGCTTCAAGGAGCCGGTGAAGGCGCTTTCCGGCGGCCAGCGCCAATCCGTGGCGATCGCCCGCGCCATCCTCTTCGACGCCCGCATCCTGATCATGGACGAGCCGACCGCAGCACTCGGGCCCCAGGAGACGGCGCAGGTCGGCGAGCTCATAAAGCAGTTGAAGCGCGAAGGCATCGGCATCTTCCTGATCAGCCACGACATCCACGACGTGTTCGACCTCGCCGACCGCGTCTCGGTGATGAAGAACGGCCAGGTCGTCGGCCATGCCCGCACCGAGGACGTGACCAAGGACGAAGTGCTCGGCATGATCATCATGGGCAAGGTGCCGCCCAAGGCGATCCCCGGCCCCGGCGCCATGCAGATGGCCTGA
- a CDS encoding DUF2971 domain-containing protein gives MWQAYKGELDPVATKLGRLIKLLCDKVPNLPKEEVERLFGPAVEEAFERTGRSLPRLNEDLRQYLRTAKMLCLTDRPNSPVMWAFYAEYHTVVVLRFRSIPAFDSLFGIARTVDYVPNVPALADEDNLADMFSAVGTLDKGKVMDRLMYTKSEAWAHEREWRICSGSGWSPDEPFEDNPF, from the coding sequence TTGTGGCAGGCGTATAAAGGTGAACTCGACCCCGTCGCCACCAAGCTCGGTCGGCTCATCAAGCTTCTTTGTGATAAGGTCCCGAACCTTCCTAAGGAAGAGGTTGAGCGGCTTTTTGGTCCAGCAGTTGAAGAGGCATTCGAGAGAACGGGTCGCTCATTGCCTCGGCTGAACGAAGATTTGCGCCAGTATTTGCGCACTGCCAAAATGCTCTGCCTGACCGATAGGCCAAACAGTCCCGTAATGTGGGCGTTCTACGCGGAGTACCACACAGTAGTGGTTCTGCGCTTTCGATCGATCCCTGCGTTCGACAGCCTATTTGGGATAGCTCGAACAGTCGATTATGTTCCTAACGTCCCCGCATTGGCCGATGAAGACAACCTCGCCGACATGTTCTCTGCCGTTGGGACATTGGACAAAGGCAAGGTGATGGATCGATTGATGTACACGAAATCTGAGGCGTGGGCTCACGAACGTGAATGGCGAATTTGCAGCGGTTCCGGATGGTCCCCCGATGAGCCATTCGAAGATAACCCGTTCTGA